In a single window of the Cydia amplana chromosome 4, ilCydAmpl1.1, whole genome shotgun sequence genome:
- the LOC134663224 gene encoding gamma-glutamylcyclotransferase-like — MIKSEIKKPDTFLYFAYGSNMLAFRIHMLNPSAEFVTIGWVANYRVDFIRYSSFWGGPTATLVPTANAHTWGVMWRLHKDDLAHLDHQEGVEVKKYYVNHILVHTTHMGDFTCRCYIQRINPLPRADNEEIPIERWPSWALKEIMIYGAKEHGLPDYYIKNLKRLKHNGEEGAIRTWCLLDRYARQRPCECRVPGRIPREPLKLVNKFKKDFKWTSEIIKQD; from the exons ATGATCAAGTCTGAAATAAAGAAGCCTGACACATTTTTGTACTTCGCGTACGGCAGTAATATGCTAGCTTTTCGAATCCATATGCTCAACCCTTCAGCAGAATTTGTCACTATAGGATGGGTCGCA AATTACCGCGTGGATTTCATAAGATACTCGTCTTTTTGGGGCGGACCAACGGCAACACTGGTGCCCACGGCTAATGCTCACACTTGGGGCGTAATGTGGAGATTACACAAAGACGACTTGGCCCACCTCGATCA TCAAGAAGGTGTAGAAGTGAAAAAATACTACGTAAACCATATCCTAGTCCATACAACTCACATGGGAGACTTCACATGCCGCTGTTACATTCAAAGAATAAATCCTCTGCCGCGAGCAGATAACGAGGAGATCCCAATCGAGCGGTGGCCCTCTTGGGCTCTGAAGGAAATCATGATATACGGCGCCAAGGAACACGGGTTGCCTGACTACTACATCAAGAATTTGAAGCGTTTGAAACATAACGGGGAAGAGGGGGCAATCAGAACTTGGTGTCTCCTGGACCGCTACGCTCGCCAAAGGCCGTGCGAGTGCAGAGTGCCGGGACGTATACCAAGGGAACCATTGAAACtggttaataaatttaaaaaagattttaagtggacCTCTGAGATAATAAAACAAGACTGA